A window of Pelagicoccus enzymogenes genomic DNA:
ACGCAGCAACGTAAGTCCAGGCTGCAGCGTCCAGGGTTTTGTTGACGCCCACCAGCTCGTCTTGGCCCAAAATACCCAGGGATACCAGCTCCTGCTTGGCCCGACGGCTCGCGTCAAACTCCACCGGCAAGGTGATCAAGTGAAACGCGGTCATCACCAAGTAACAGGCCACGCCGATTTTCAAAAACATCGAGCCCAAGCCAGCCCCGAAAAGGAAGAGCGGGCCGAACATGACGAACGGCATCAGGCCAGCCGCGATGTTGGTCACGGGGATCATCGCCATGCGCGCCTTCAACATCGAATAGCCGATCTTGTGCTGCACCGCATGACCCGCTTCGTGGGCTGCGACGCCCAAAGCCGCGAGGCTCGTGCCGTTGTAATTGTGCTCGCTCAAGGCCAAGCGCTTGTTGATCGGATCGTAATGGTCGGTCAACTCGCCACGCACCTGGACGATCTCCACGTCGTAGATACCCGCCTTTTGCATCACCGCAGCTGCAGCCTCCCGGCCTGTGATGTTTCCCCGAGACGGGACCTGCACATACTTGCCGTAAGCTGAGCGGACCTTGTTCTGGGCCCAGAAGGCCAGGATGAAGGTCGGAATGATGAGAATGAGAAATGCAAACATTTAAGTTCCTTTGTTGTGTTCGGGTTCATTGATAGCAACGAGCGTTCCAAGTTCCCGAATGCGAAATCCGGCCGCAATGAGAAAGCCATTAGCCACTGCCTGTCAGGCTCTTACATTACGCGAATAAATTTTCGCGAAATATCCTACACGAAATCAAGCGCGACACCCCGTCCCGCACTGGGACAAAAACCGCGACGCCCGCTGGAGGGACGGCCGAATGTGCCACTCCGTCTCGGTACCACGCCGTCCGCGTTGTAGGAGCGACCTTGGTCGCGATAATCCGCCCCACCCAACAAGGTAGCGGCCGCTGTCCCAGCGGACACTCTCCATCCGTTCCAAGCCAAGCCCAAGGTGCGCGGCTCGTCCCAAGACGCTTCTCGCCTCCACCCCCAATTCCACCATCTCGTCAACCCAACTGGAGGGACGGCTGAACGTGTCACTTCGTTCGGCACCACGCCGTCCGCGCTGCAGGATCAACCAAAGCCGTATCCCAAAACCTTCAGTAGGAGCGACCTTGGTCGCGAAAATCCCCTCGCCTTAACGTCCTCCCCTAAAACGCCGCGCCCCCATCCGGTTCGCCGCCGCCCAGCGACAAGTCGTCCACCGGGCTCACCACGTGCAAGCCCGGCCGGTTCATCACGTGCGTGTAGATCATGGTCGTCTCCACCGAGGCATGCCCCATCAGCTCCTGAACCGTCCTGATGTCGTAATGCTTCTCTAGCAAATGCGTCGCAAAGCTGTGCCTCAAGGTATGCGGCGTCACACGCTTCATGATGCCCGCGGCCCGCGAAGCCTTCTTGACCGCGTCCCGCAACTTGCGGTCCGTCATGTGATGCCTCCGCTGCGCATCGCTCCTTGGGTCCTTCTGCATGCGCTTGCTAGGGAACAGGTACTGCCAGATCACGTCCTTGCCCGCCTTAGGCCACTTCTTCGCCAGGTTCGGCGGCATGTAGACGTCGCCGAAGCCCTCCTTCAAATCCTTCACATGCTGGGCCTGCACGAACTCGATCTGCCGTCGCAGCGCCGGCAAGACCGACTTCCCCAACGGCACCACCCGGTCCTTGGCCCCCTTTCCGTCCCTCACCAGAATCGTCCCGTACTCCAAGTCCAAGTCCTTCAGCCGCAGCCTCACCCCCTCCATCAGGCGCAAGCCGCCCCCGTAAAGCAGCTCCGCCGCGAGGCGCGTCTCCCCCTCCATTTGCAGCAAAAGCCGCTGCACCTCGTCCACGCTCAGCACCACAGGCAAGTTCCGCTTCGCCTTCCCCCTCACGAAACCGGTAAAGTCCAACGCCTCCAGCCCCAAGGTCTTCGTCACTAGAAACGAAACCGCGTTGAGCGCCTGCTTCTGCGTGCTTTCGGAAGAGCACTTCTCCACCGCCAAATAGTCCAAGAACCCAACGACCGCAGCCTCCACGACCTCGGCCAGCGCGCCTACCTCCGGAGCAGGAACCCCCTCCTTCGCCACCCTTTTCCACCACTCGGAAAACCTCGCGCACCACTGCGAGTACGTACTCTCCGTCCGGATGGCATGCCCCCTCTTGCGCGATTCCGCAACCAGCATGTCCCCCCATTTCGAAAAGCGGCCCGGAAGGCGATTGTCCAGAAGCCAAGGCTGCGGAAGCTCGGGGACATCCGCCTTCACTCCCGAAACCCTCTCCACCGTACCTCCCAGGTCCGGCGAGGCTTCCCGGTCGCGAGCGCCAACGCGCGACACCCCCGCCTCGGGCTCTGCCAAGGCAGGTCCGGAAGCCTCGCGCCTCGGACCATCCGGCCTCGCGCCCTTGCCAGCCGGCGACGCCGAGCCTCCTCGGGCAGCCGCCCCGCCCCGAAAGCCCGCAACCCGAGCAAACCACTCCAAGGACTCCCGAGCCTGCTCCGACTGCCAGTCCTCCACCTCCCAATTCTCTACGATGAACCGCAAAAACGACGACACGACCCCCATCGACGGCACCCCATCCGGTGGAGCCCCGCCGTTCCGGCGTTCCAAATAAACCAGAAACTTCTTAACCCAATAAGCGGTCCAGCGGCGGGAAGGAGGAGGGGTTTCCGTGGAATTCCAAGACGAGCGGGCGCGTTTCAGCCACGCTGGAGCGTCAGCGGCGGATTTCTTCATGAACATACAGGGGTTGGGGTTGGGCCTAGGGTAACAGGTCTAAGCGCTAAACTTATTAGAATACTCGTACTTCCACTTATTTTAACCTTGAGTCAACCCTCTAAAGGCGCAATTTCTCGGAGATGAGAAAACGACCGACGAATTCCTCGAACCCCAAATGCGTTATCGCCCGAAAAGCGCGCATAACTCCGCCTATAGCCTGTTCGTCGACCATC
This region includes:
- a CDS encoding zinc metallopeptidase, with amino-acid sequence MFAFLILIIPTFILAFWAQNKVRSAYGKYVQVPSRGNITGREAAAAVMQKAGIYDVEIVQVRGELTDHYDPINKRLALSEHNYNGTSLAALGVAAHEAGHAVQHKIGYSMLKARMAMIPVTNIAAGLMPFVMFGPLFLFGAGLGSMFLKIGVACYLVMTAFHLITLPVEFDASRRAKQELVSLGILGQDELVGVNKTLDAAAWTYVAAFVTSLGYLIYLLSMLGGNRD
- a CDS encoding integron integrase: MKKSAADAPAWLKRARSSWNSTETPPPSRRWTAYWVKKFLVYLERRNGGAPPDGVPSMGVVSSFLRFIVENWEVEDWQSEQARESLEWFARVAGFRGGAAARGGSASPAGKGARPDGPRREASGPALAEPEAGVSRVGARDREASPDLGGTVERVSGVKADVPELPQPWLLDNRLPGRFSKWGDMLVAESRKRGHAIRTESTYSQWCARFSEWWKRVAKEGVPAPEVGALAEVVEAAVVGFLDYLAVEKCSSESTQKQALNAVSFLVTKTLGLEALDFTGFVRGKAKRNLPVVLSVDEVQRLLLQMEGETRLAAELLYGGGLRLMEGVRLRLKDLDLEYGTILVRDGKGAKDRVVPLGKSVLPALRRQIEFVQAQHVKDLKEGFGDVYMPPNLAKKWPKAGKDVIWQYLFPSKRMQKDPRSDAQRRHHMTDRKLRDAVKKASRAAGIMKRVTPHTLRHSFATHLLEKHYDIRTVQELMGHASVETTMIYTHVMNRPGLHVVSPVDDLSLGGGEPDGGAAF